Proteins encoded in a region of the Rutidosis leptorrhynchoides isolate AG116_Rl617_1_P2 chromosome 9, CSIRO_AGI_Rlap_v1, whole genome shotgun sequence genome:
- the LOC139865817 gene encoding histone-lysine N-methyltransferase CLF isoform X1, translating to MSSPKVSNHSSAVAVRSESPDVSTIVVHGAAIAPSEVTMVIDSLKKKVDADRCVYIKKRMEENRMKLAEVTNNHHKLSLESQNLRTTGADQPVDLLTKRQKDAIDMQNGVNASDGDSDSTSSQEDGHASAVLLGSSIAVKNAVRPIKLPEVKKLPPYTTWIFLDRNQRMTEDQSVVGRRRIYYDQNGGEALIASDSEEEAIDEEEEKREFLEAEDYIIRMTIQQLGSSDVVSDLLAQRLSRKPSELKARYEVLVNRENDVEGCKPGNVEFDMSSLYDKDLEAALDSFDNLFCRRCLVFDCKLHGCSQDLIFPAEKHSTLNRIDEEKVPCGPNCYRQVQKLEGNMLTSSIQPNSEQKDPPSSDGNCVQASKKKSISRSLLRRLKSSQSENTKNMSESSDSDTRPLKKRGTRQRNSKRIADHVMVTVKKRQKKLATAASDSDSVASGSLGSKDIGARSNSHKENEEASSCSLNAKPLNAKRGRPKKLLVPDSKEIISAHPSKEEFVDESIGKQEVIEFKSWKTIEKSLFEKGLEIFGRNSCLIARNLMNGMKTCAEVFHAMNCSENKLSSNGGDCSSFLGDGSRVDSNENGGTALRRRSRFLRRRGKIRRLKYSWKSAGYHSMRKRISDKKELPCRQYNPCGCQTACGKECSCLVSGTCCEKYCGCPKTCKNRFRGCHCAKSQCRSRQCPCFAAGRECDPDVCRNCWIGCGDGTLGIPGQRGDNYECRNMKLLLKQQQRVLLGRSDVSGWGAFLKNSVSKHEYLGEYTGELISHREADKRGKIYDRENSSFLFNLNDQYVLDAYRKGDKLKFANHSPVPNCYAKVIMVAGDHRVGIFAKERICAGEELFYDYRYEPDRAPAWAKKPESAGSKREDTGPSTGRAKKLA from the exons ATGTCTTCACCGAAGGTCTCTAATCATTCATCCGCCGTCGCTGTCAGATCGGAGTCTCCTGATGTATCTACG ATTGTGGTACATGGAGCAGCTATTGCTCCGTCGGAAGTTACGATGGTTATTGACTCGTTGAAGAAGAAAGTTGATGCTGATCGCTGTGTTTATATCAAG AAAAGGATGGAAGAGAACAGGATGAAGCTGGCTGAAGTCACGAACAACCATCACAAGCTGTCGTTGGAGAGTCAAAACTTAAGGACTACTGGTGCAGATCAACCGGTTGATTTGCTGACAAAGCGGCAAAAAGATGCAATTGATATGCAAAATGGTGTCAATGCAAGCGATGGTGACAGTGACAGCACGAGTTCTCAGGAAGATGGACATGCTTCAGCTGTTCTGTTAGGATCTAGCATTGCTGTAAAAAATGCTGTCAGGCCTATAAAGCTTCCAGAAGTGAAGAAGTTGCCTCCTTATACCACATGGATCTTCTTGGATAG AAATCAAAGAATGACCGAAGACCAGTCTGTAGTAGGTCGCAGGAGAATTTATTATGATCAAAATGGGGGTGAAGCACTAATTGCTAGTGACAGTGAAGAGGAAGCAATTGATGAAGAAGAGGAAAAAAGAGAGTTTTTGGAAGCTGAAGATTATATCATCAG AATGACCATTCAACAACTTGGCTCATCTGATGTTGTTTCGGACTTACTGGCACAGAGGTTGTCTAGAAAGCCTTCTGAACTCAAG GCAAGATATGAAGTCCTTGTTAATAGAGAGAATGATGTTGAAGGCTGTAAACCAGGAAATGTTGAGTTTGATATGAGTTCATTGTACGATAAAGACCTTGAAGCAGCACTGGATTCGTTTGACAACCTGTTTTGTCGCCGATGTCTT GTATTTGACTGTAAATTACATGGATGTTCTCAGGACCTTATATTTCCT GCCGAAAAACACTCTACTTTGAACCGCATTGATGAAGAGAAGGTACCCTGCGGTCCAAATTGTTATCGCCAG GTCCAAAAGCTGGAGGGAAACATGTTAACATCTTCTATTCAGCCTAATAGTGAACAAAAAGATCCCCCTTCATCAGATGGTAATTGTGTTCAGGCATCAAAAAAGAAATCCATTAGTCGGTCCTTACTTAGGAGGTTAAAGTcttcccagagtgaaaacactaaaAACATGTCAGAAAGTAGCGATTCAGACACTAGACCACTTAAAAAACGTGGGACCCGTCAAAGGAATAGCAAACGTATAGCCGATCATGTAATGGTTACAGTCAAAAAAAGACAAAAGAAACTGGCTACAGCTGCTTCTGATTCCGACTCTGTTGCAAGTGGTAGTCTTGGTTCAAAAGATATCGGGGCCCGATCCAATTCACATAAGGAAAATGAAGAAGCAAGTTCATGTTCTCTGAATGCTAAACCTTTGAATGCCAAAAGGGGTAGGCCAAAAAAGTTATTGGTTCCTGACTCTAAGGAGATCATCAGTGCCCATCCTTCGAAAGAAGAATTTGTGGACGAGAGTATTGGGAAACAAGAAGTGATCGAATTCAAAAGTTGGAAAACCATTGAAAAATCTCTTTTTGAGAAAGGTTTGGAGATTTTTGGGAGAAACAG CTGTCTAATAGCCAGGAATCTTATGAACGGTATGAAGACATGTGCAGAGGTGTTTCATGCTATGAATTGCTCTGAGAATAAGTTATCTTCTAATGGTGGAGACTGCTCAAGTTTTCTAGGTGATGGATCCAGAGTCGATAGCAATGAGAATGGG GGTACTGCATTACGAAGAAGATCAAGATTCTTGCGCAGAAGAGGGAAAATTCGTCGGTTAAAGTATTCATGGAAGTCTGCTGGATACCATTCAATGCGAAAACGTATTTCTGATAAAAAAGAGTTGCCTTGTCGCCAATACAATCCATGTGGCTGTCAAACTGCCTGTGGTAAGGAGTGTTCTTGCCTTGTGAGCGGGACCTGCTGTGAGAAGTACTGCGG ATGTCCAAAAACGTGCAAAAATCGTTTTAGAGGATGCCATTGTGCTAAAAGCCAGTGTAGAAGTCGTCAATGCCCATGCTTTGCTGCGGGTAGAGAATGTGACCCAGACGTGTGCCGGAATTGCTGGATTGG GTGTGGTGATGGCACTCTGGGTATTCCTGGCCAAAGAGGTGATAATTATGAATGTAGAAACATGAAGCTTCTTCTCAAACAACAACAACGG GTTTTACTTGGAAGGTCAGATGTCTCAGGTTGGGGAGCGTTCTTAAAG AATAGTGTATCTAAACATGAATATCTGGGTGAGTACACCGGAGAACTGATCTCACATCGTGAAGCTGATAAGCGTGGAAAGATATATGATCGTGAAAATTCATCCTTTCTCTTTAACCTTAATGACCAA TATGTTCTTGATGCGTATCGTAAGGGTGATAAATTGAAGTTTGCTAATCATTCCCCGGTTCCTAACTGTTATGCTAAG GTTATAATGGTGGCTGGAGATCACAGGGTTGGTATATTTGCTAAAGAAAGAATATGTGCTGGGGAAGAACTGTTCTACGACTACCGTTACGAACCAGATAGGGCTCCAGCCTGGGCTAAGAAGCCCGAGTCCGCTGGTTCTAAAAGAGAAGACACGGGTCCATCTACTGGTCGTGCAAAGAAGCTCGCTTGA
- the LOC139865817 gene encoding histone-lysine N-methyltransferase CLF isoform X2, giving the protein MLIAVFISRMEENRMKLAEVTNNHHKLSLESQNLRTTGADQPVDLLTKRQKDAIDMQNGVNASDGDSDSTSSQEDGHASAVLLGSSIAVKNAVRPIKLPEVKKLPPYTTWIFLDRNQRMTEDQSVVGRRRIYYDQNGGEALIASDSEEEAIDEEEEKREFLEAEDYIIRMTIQQLGSSDVVSDLLAQRLSRKPSELKARYEVLVNRENDVEGCKPGNVEFDMSSLYDKDLEAALDSFDNLFCRRCLVFDCKLHGCSQDLIFPAEKHSTLNRIDEEKVPCGPNCYRQVQKLEGNMLTSSIQPNSEQKDPPSSDGNCVQASKKKSISRSLLRRLKSSQSENTKNMSESSDSDTRPLKKRGTRQRNSKRIADHVMVTVKKRQKKLATAASDSDSVASGSLGSKDIGARSNSHKENEEASSCSLNAKPLNAKRGRPKKLLVPDSKEIISAHPSKEEFVDESIGKQEVIEFKSWKTIEKSLFEKGLEIFGRNSCLIARNLMNGMKTCAEVFHAMNCSENKLSSNGGDCSSFLGDGSRVDSNENGGTALRRRSRFLRRRGKIRRLKYSWKSAGYHSMRKRISDKKELPCRQYNPCGCQTACGKECSCLVSGTCCEKYCGCPKTCKNRFRGCHCAKSQCRSRQCPCFAAGRECDPDVCRNCWIGCGDGTLGIPGQRGDNYECRNMKLLLKQQQRVLLGRSDVSGWGAFLKNSVSKHEYLGEYTGELISHREADKRGKIYDRENSSFLFNLNDQYVLDAYRKGDKLKFANHSPVPNCYAKVIMVAGDHRVGIFAKERICAGEELFYDYRYEPDRAPAWAKKPESAGSKREDTGPSTGRAKKLA; this is encoded by the exons ATGCTGATCGCTGTGTTTATATCAAG GATGGAAGAGAACAGGATGAAGCTGGCTGAAGTCACGAACAACCATCACAAGCTGTCGTTGGAGAGTCAAAACTTAAGGACTACTGGTGCAGATCAACCGGTTGATTTGCTGACAAAGCGGCAAAAAGATGCAATTGATATGCAAAATGGTGTCAATGCAAGCGATGGTGACAGTGACAGCACGAGTTCTCAGGAAGATGGACATGCTTCAGCTGTTCTGTTAGGATCTAGCATTGCTGTAAAAAATGCTGTCAGGCCTATAAAGCTTCCAGAAGTGAAGAAGTTGCCTCCTTATACCACATGGATCTTCTTGGATAG AAATCAAAGAATGACCGAAGACCAGTCTGTAGTAGGTCGCAGGAGAATTTATTATGATCAAAATGGGGGTGAAGCACTAATTGCTAGTGACAGTGAAGAGGAAGCAATTGATGAAGAAGAGGAAAAAAGAGAGTTTTTGGAAGCTGAAGATTATATCATCAG AATGACCATTCAACAACTTGGCTCATCTGATGTTGTTTCGGACTTACTGGCACAGAGGTTGTCTAGAAAGCCTTCTGAACTCAAG GCAAGATATGAAGTCCTTGTTAATAGAGAGAATGATGTTGAAGGCTGTAAACCAGGAAATGTTGAGTTTGATATGAGTTCATTGTACGATAAAGACCTTGAAGCAGCACTGGATTCGTTTGACAACCTGTTTTGTCGCCGATGTCTT GTATTTGACTGTAAATTACATGGATGTTCTCAGGACCTTATATTTCCT GCCGAAAAACACTCTACTTTGAACCGCATTGATGAAGAGAAGGTACCCTGCGGTCCAAATTGTTATCGCCAG GTCCAAAAGCTGGAGGGAAACATGTTAACATCTTCTATTCAGCCTAATAGTGAACAAAAAGATCCCCCTTCATCAGATGGTAATTGTGTTCAGGCATCAAAAAAGAAATCCATTAGTCGGTCCTTACTTAGGAGGTTAAAGTcttcccagagtgaaaacactaaaAACATGTCAGAAAGTAGCGATTCAGACACTAGACCACTTAAAAAACGTGGGACCCGTCAAAGGAATAGCAAACGTATAGCCGATCATGTAATGGTTACAGTCAAAAAAAGACAAAAGAAACTGGCTACAGCTGCTTCTGATTCCGACTCTGTTGCAAGTGGTAGTCTTGGTTCAAAAGATATCGGGGCCCGATCCAATTCACATAAGGAAAATGAAGAAGCAAGTTCATGTTCTCTGAATGCTAAACCTTTGAATGCCAAAAGGGGTAGGCCAAAAAAGTTATTGGTTCCTGACTCTAAGGAGATCATCAGTGCCCATCCTTCGAAAGAAGAATTTGTGGACGAGAGTATTGGGAAACAAGAAGTGATCGAATTCAAAAGTTGGAAAACCATTGAAAAATCTCTTTTTGAGAAAGGTTTGGAGATTTTTGGGAGAAACAG CTGTCTAATAGCCAGGAATCTTATGAACGGTATGAAGACATGTGCAGAGGTGTTTCATGCTATGAATTGCTCTGAGAATAAGTTATCTTCTAATGGTGGAGACTGCTCAAGTTTTCTAGGTGATGGATCCAGAGTCGATAGCAATGAGAATGGG GGTACTGCATTACGAAGAAGATCAAGATTCTTGCGCAGAAGAGGGAAAATTCGTCGGTTAAAGTATTCATGGAAGTCTGCTGGATACCATTCAATGCGAAAACGTATTTCTGATAAAAAAGAGTTGCCTTGTCGCCAATACAATCCATGTGGCTGTCAAACTGCCTGTGGTAAGGAGTGTTCTTGCCTTGTGAGCGGGACCTGCTGTGAGAAGTACTGCGG ATGTCCAAAAACGTGCAAAAATCGTTTTAGAGGATGCCATTGTGCTAAAAGCCAGTGTAGAAGTCGTCAATGCCCATGCTTTGCTGCGGGTAGAGAATGTGACCCAGACGTGTGCCGGAATTGCTGGATTGG GTGTGGTGATGGCACTCTGGGTATTCCTGGCCAAAGAGGTGATAATTATGAATGTAGAAACATGAAGCTTCTTCTCAAACAACAACAACGG GTTTTACTTGGAAGGTCAGATGTCTCAGGTTGGGGAGCGTTCTTAAAG AATAGTGTATCTAAACATGAATATCTGGGTGAGTACACCGGAGAACTGATCTCACATCGTGAAGCTGATAAGCGTGGAAAGATATATGATCGTGAAAATTCATCCTTTCTCTTTAACCTTAATGACCAA TATGTTCTTGATGCGTATCGTAAGGGTGATAAATTGAAGTTTGCTAATCATTCCCCGGTTCCTAACTGTTATGCTAAG GTTATAATGGTGGCTGGAGATCACAGGGTTGGTATATTTGCTAAAGAAAGAATATGTGCTGGGGAAGAACTGTTCTACGACTACCGTTACGAACCAGATAGGGCTCCAGCCTGGGCTAAGAAGCCCGAGTCCGCTGGTTCTAAAAGAGAAGACACGGGTCCATCTACTGGTCGTGCAAAGAAGCTCGCTTGA
- the LOC139868050 gene encoding protein IN CHLOROPLAST ATPASE BIOGENESIS, chloroplastic-like: protein MKAGGGLVFGVPRAAALPTLFLNRRRSTTFRCYSSSSSSSSDHVSFIKDVAVAQPPEHLHHLLKMLQVRGESIISPAMKQGMIPLAVPLSKNSSGSVTALLRWPTAPPGMEMPVVEVRSYGVWLLAKNVDQYIHRILVEEDANMSPQGIDELFQASGDAGEKLYTKGDFAKSGKSNLDVYLLQKVGLFPDILERKVMDHFKKGDDVSAMVTGEFYTKKEHFPGFGRPFVFNAKILLKVGRKPEAKDAARGALKSPWWTLGCPYQEVADMAEWDDEQIEFIKEKVSEEGKQEDLLKGKDAAQISLDEAAFLLDLASIEGAWDEHLERIADCYEKGGLPEIAKFLKYSD, encoded by the exons ATGAAAGCCGGTGGTGGATTGGTGTTCGGAGTTCCACGCGCCGCTGCTCTCCCCACTCTCTTCCTCAATCGCCGCCGCAGTACCACATTTCGATGctactcttcttcttcttcttcttcatccg ATCACGTTTCGTTTATTAAAGATGTGGCTGTAGCTCAACCACCTGAGCACTTGCATCACCTTCTAAAGATGCTTCAGGTGAGAG GTGAATCGATAATCTCCCCTGCCATGAAGCAAGGGATGATTCCTCTAGCAGTTCCTCTGTCAAAAAACAGCTCAG GTTCTGTCACAGCATTGTTGAGATGGCCAACTGCTCCACCTGG GATGGAGATGCCAGTGGTGGAGGTTCGGAGTTACGGAGTGTGGCTTTTGGCCAAGAAT GTAGACCAATATATTCATAGAATCCTCGTCGAAGAGGATGCTAACATGTCTCCACAGGGCATTGATGAACTGTTTCAAGCTTCAGGTGACGCTGGTGAAAAACTGTACACAAAGGGTGACTTTGCTAAATCCGGCAAATCAAATTTGGACGTGTACCTACTCCAGAAG GTTGGTCTGTTTCCTGACATATTGGAACGCAAAGTGATGGACCATTTTAAGAAAGGAGACGAT GTTTCAGCCATGGTGACTGGAGAATTCTATACCAAAAAGGAGCATTTTCCTGGATTTGGACGGCCTTTTGTTTTTAACGCCAAGATTCTTCTCAA GGTTGGGCGTAAGCCAGAAGCTAAAGATGCTGCAAGAGGGGCATTAAAGTCGCCATGGTGGACTTTAGGTTGTCCATATCAG GAAGTTGCTGATATGGCTGAATGGGACGATGAACAAATCGAATTTATAAAGGAAAAGGTGTCTGAAGAAGGGAAACAAGAAGATTTGTTGAAAGGGAAGGATGCTGCGCAG ATTTCGTTAGATGAAGCTGCTTTTCTGTTGGACTTGGCATCGATTGAAGGGGCATGGGATGAACATTTGGAACGAATTGCCGATTGTTATGAGAAAGGTGGGCTCCCAGAAATTGCTAAATTTCTCAAATACAGTGATTGA